The Triticum aestivum cultivar Chinese Spring chromosome 3A, IWGSC CS RefSeq v2.1, whole genome shotgun sequence genome includes a region encoding these proteins:
- the LOC123062019 gene encoding ultraviolet-B receptor UVR8 isoform X1 — MPPKVSAVAAGEAHTLALTSNGELYSWGRGTFGRLGTGREADVHVPTAVVPAVAAAPAAGRQRPRFTAVAAGAYHSLALDDEGSLWSWGYNIYGQLGYGEENSLSPCLVDGFQDLGSPETLQDEEQNTLAGTPLKLSSVKAGGMMSFAIDSLGALWMWGNCPQQTDDGEFCIAATSAPLPVWDFHGHTVVKVACGNEHVVAAVSAGETYTGGDLVCYSWGNNNHGQLGLGDKESRSRPVLISEFGEGSSWEVYEIACGAWHTAVLTNKKSFDQDLESRCWTFGIGDNGQLGHGTTATTCSPQPVDGLPTGSFLISLDCGLFHTAVVSSDGEVWCWGMERGLGLCPDASFSGMDAGDALYPIRVQSPETNGFKFLGPVQVACGAAHTVLVAGDGYRMWAWGRGRSGVLGRDQTTDSYTPCVVMWPPLDENFQEIHGDQAQASTSRANDRTSTELELKLSAASEELQFLRSKLTLMERYANILHISIFRKPMDERTLPRSLQESAVFDIRKEFENILDSSDTDELARLEMFYGSMLSGVKDKLLKRKVQVMVQECIVSLSAGRQTPRGQ; from the exons ATGCCGCCCAAGGtgtccgccgtcgccgccggcgaggCCCACACGCTCGCCCTCACCA GTAACGGGGAGCTGTACTCATGGGGGCGGGGCACGTTCGGCCGCCTTGGCACCGGTCGCGAGGCGGACGTGCACGTGCCCACCGCTGTCGTGCCCGCCGTCGCTGCTGCTCCTGCTGCGGGGAGGCAGCGGCCCAGgttcaccgccgtcgccgccggcgcgTACCACAGCCTCGCGCTCGACG ATGAAGGCTCACTCTGGTCATGGGGCTACAATATCT ATGGTCAGCTTGGCTATGGGGAAGAGAATTCCCTTTCTCCATGTTTGGTCGACGGTTTTCAAGATTTGGGTTCCCCTGAAACACTGCAGGATGAAGAACAGAACACTCTTGCAGGGACTCCTTTGAAG TTGTCTTCCGTGAAAGCTGGGGGCATGATGTCATTCGCAATAGACAGTCTTGGGGCCCTGTGGATGTGGGGGAATTGCCCCCAGCAGACTGATGATGGGGAGTTTTGTATAGCAGCTACCTCAGCCCCACTGCCTGTGTGGGATTTCCATGGTCACACTGTGGTTAAGGTTGCCTGCGGTAATGAGCATGTTGTAGCTGCTGTCAGTGCTGGAGAGACATATACAGGAGGTGACCTTGTCTGTTATTCCTGGGGTAACAACAACCATGGGCAGTTGGGTCTAGGTGACAAGGAAAGTAGGTCTCGCCCCGTGCTTATCTCAGAATTTGGTGAAGGCTCTTCATGGGAGGTGTATGAAATTGCATGCGGAGCTTGGCACACTGCTGTGCTCACCAATAAGAAGTCCTTTGATCAGGATCTTGAATCTCGGTGCTGGACATTTGGCATTGGTGACAATGGGCAGCTTGGCCATGGAACAACTGCCACCACCTGCTCCCCGCAGCCTGTTGACGGCTTGCCCACTGGTTCCTTCCTCATCTCTCTTGATTGTGGATTGTTCCACACGGCAGTGGTCTCCTCCGACGGAGAGGTGTGGTGCTGGGGAATGGAGAGAGGCCTTGGATTGTGCCCAGATGCTAGCTTTTCAGGAATGGACGCAGGGGATGCTCTGTACCCCATAAGGGTTCAGTCTCCTGAGACGAATGGGTTCAAGTTTCTGGGGCCAGTGCAGGTTGCCTGTGGAGCTGCCCACACTGTTCTTGTTGCCGGTGACGGGTACAGGATGTGGGCATGGGGCCGAGGCCGCAGCGGCGTGCTTGGGAGAGACCAGACTACTGACAGTTACACTCCATGCGTTGTGATGTGGCCTCCTCTTGATGAGAACTTCCAAGAGATTCATGGGGACCAAGCGCAGGCGTCGACATCAAGAGCGAATGATCGCACTAGCACCGAGCTGGAGCTGAAGTTATCTGCTGCCTCAGAGGAGCTACAGTTCCTTAGGTCAAAACTGACACTCATGGAGAGATATGCCAACATACTCCACATTTCAATATTCCGCAAGCCAATGGACGAACGGACGCTTCCTCGCTCACTTCAAGAGTCTGCAGTCTTTGATATCAGGAAGGAATTTGAGAACATCTTGGATTCGTCAGATACCGATGAACTCGCTCGCTTGGAGATGTTTTACGGTAGCATGCTTTCTGGTGTGAAGGACAAGCTTCTCAAGAGAAAAGTTCAGGTGATGGTCCAAGAATGCATTGTTTCACTCTCTGCAGGGAGGCAAACCCCGCGTGGTCAGTGA
- the LOC123062020 gene encoding CASP-like protein 3A1, translating to MGSFANGQNGSELGIQMPAMGSSAVPEPPTTSVAARCPRLDMAMVATRAAALVMALLSMSLMVSAKQRGSLIIFGIEIPLYAKWSLSDSLKSLVGLSAAAAAYSLAQLLSIAYKALKKVPVVPSRRYAWMLLAGDQVFAYAMLSGGSAAAAVANLNRTGIRHTALPNFCKPLPRFCDLSAASIACAFLSCAFLAASAVIDVIWLSNL from the exons ATGGGTTCCTTTGCTAATGGCCAGAATGGTTCGGAGCTTGGCATCCAGATGCCGGCCATGGGGAGCAGCGCGGTGCCGGAGCCTCCCACAACATCTGTAGCAGCAAGATGTCCACGGCTGGACATGGCCATGGTGGCCACCAGAGCTGCAGCCCTCGTGATGGCGCTGCTCTCAATGTCGCTCATGGTCTCCGCCAAGCAACGGGGTAGTCTCATCATCTTTGGCATCGAGATTCCACTGTATGCCAAATGGTCCCTCTCTGATTCGCTGAA ATCCTTGGTTGGGCTATCTGCGGCAGCAGCTGCCTACTCTCTGGCACAACTTCTGTCGATTGCGTACAAGGCCTTGAAGAAAGTCCCTGTGGTTCCATCCAGGCGCTATGCCTGGATGCTGTTAGCTGGTGATCAG GTCTTTGCGTATGCGATGTTGAGCGGGGGGTCAGCAGCGGCGGCCGTCGCAAATTTGAACCGCACCGGCATCCGGCACACGGCGCTTCCCAACTTCTGCAAGCCCTTGCCACGTTTCTGCGACCTATCAGCAGCCTCCATCGCGTGCGCCTTTCTCAGCTGCGCCTTCCTTGCCGCATCCGCTGTAATCGATGTTATCTGGCTGTCAAATCTGTGA
- the LOC123062019 gene encoding ultraviolet-B receptor UVR8 isoform X2 gives MMSFAIDSLGALWMWGNCPQQTDDGEFCIAATSAPLPVWDFHGHTVVKVACGNEHVVAAVSAGETYTGGDLVCYSWGNNNHGQLGLGDKESRSRPVLISEFGEGSSWEVYEIACGAWHTAVLTNKKSFDQDLESRCWTFGIGDNGQLGHGTTATTCSPQPVDGLPTGSFLISLDCGLFHTAVVSSDGEVWCWGMERGLGLCPDASFSGMDAGDALYPIRVQSPETNGFKFLGPVQVACGAAHTVLVAGDGYRMWAWGRGRSGVLGRDQTTDSYTPCVVMWPPLDENFQEIHGDQAQASTSRANDRTSTELELKLSAASEELQFLRSKLTLMERYANILHISIFRKPMDERTLPRSLQESAVFDIRKEFENILDSSDTDELARLEMFYGSMLSGVKDKLLKRKVQVMVQECIVSLSAGRQTPRGQ, from the coding sequence ATGATGTCATTCGCAATAGACAGTCTTGGGGCCCTGTGGATGTGGGGGAATTGCCCCCAGCAGACTGATGATGGGGAGTTTTGTATAGCAGCTACCTCAGCCCCACTGCCTGTGTGGGATTTCCATGGTCACACTGTGGTTAAGGTTGCCTGCGGTAATGAGCATGTTGTAGCTGCTGTCAGTGCTGGAGAGACATATACAGGAGGTGACCTTGTCTGTTATTCCTGGGGTAACAACAACCATGGGCAGTTGGGTCTAGGTGACAAGGAAAGTAGGTCTCGCCCCGTGCTTATCTCAGAATTTGGTGAAGGCTCTTCATGGGAGGTGTATGAAATTGCATGCGGAGCTTGGCACACTGCTGTGCTCACCAATAAGAAGTCCTTTGATCAGGATCTTGAATCTCGGTGCTGGACATTTGGCATTGGTGACAATGGGCAGCTTGGCCATGGAACAACTGCCACCACCTGCTCCCCGCAGCCTGTTGACGGCTTGCCCACTGGTTCCTTCCTCATCTCTCTTGATTGTGGATTGTTCCACACGGCAGTGGTCTCCTCCGACGGAGAGGTGTGGTGCTGGGGAATGGAGAGAGGCCTTGGATTGTGCCCAGATGCTAGCTTTTCAGGAATGGACGCAGGGGATGCTCTGTACCCCATAAGGGTTCAGTCTCCTGAGACGAATGGGTTCAAGTTTCTGGGGCCAGTGCAGGTTGCCTGTGGAGCTGCCCACACTGTTCTTGTTGCCGGTGACGGGTACAGGATGTGGGCATGGGGCCGAGGCCGCAGCGGCGTGCTTGGGAGAGACCAGACTACTGACAGTTACACTCCATGCGTTGTGATGTGGCCTCCTCTTGATGAGAACTTCCAAGAGATTCATGGGGACCAAGCGCAGGCGTCGACATCAAGAGCGAATGATCGCACTAGCACCGAGCTGGAGCTGAAGTTATCTGCTGCCTCAGAGGAGCTACAGTTCCTTAGGTCAAAACTGACACTCATGGAGAGATATGCCAACATACTCCACATTTCAATATTCCGCAAGCCAATGGACGAACGGACGCTTCCTCGCTCACTTCAAGAGTCTGCAGTCTTTGATATCAGGAAGGAATTTGAGAACATCTTGGATTCGTCAGATACCGATGAACTCGCTCGCTTGGAGATGTTTTACGGTAGCATGCTTTCTGGTGTGAAGGACAAGCTTCTCAAGAGAAAAGTTCAGGTGATGGTCCAAGAATGCATTGTTTCACTCTCTGCAGGGAGGCAAACCCCGCGTGGTCAGTGA